One Candidatus Nitronauta litoralis genomic window, GAATGGATTGCGACAGGTTTGGCGGCTCCGGAACGTCTTCTATGATCTCAAGAATTCTAGGGTCTGCAGATAACTGGAGTAAGGTTGCGGAGTCCGCTTCCAGTGCAAGCAAAGGATGATATCGGAATTTTTTTACACCCTTAACCGGGCGGACAATACCGGGTAATGGTTGTTTGGAATTGGCGCCGGTCAAACCGCTAAGAGAATTGAGAACATCCTGCTGTGTATTTGAAATAGCGGACCGATAAGCACGTCCATCGGAACCGGGACTCATCGGGGAATTGGGCATGGAAGTGTTGAGCCTGGCAATGATGCGTACTGTTCCCTCAGTTTGAGCTTTGGACATCAGGTCATTTTGGAGATTGGCCGCGAATAAAACTTGAGGTATGAGAAGGGAAATTGTCAGGAATAGCGTTAAGGTTCTGGCAATTAAATGAATAAAAGAAAAGTGTTCGCGTACCTTGGTTTTACAGCAAGTCATAGTCATCCACCGGGCAAAATTGATGTGATCCTTGATTTATCAAGATGAAATTGCGTTTCTTTTTCAGGCTCCAGATTCATCCAAATAAATACGGAAAAAGAGATAAGGAAGGATAATTCTTTTCTGTAAATCAAGTCAAACGCGATTTTAATACAATAGGCTAATCGGGCTAAATTCAATCAATATTATGTATTGAGTATGGTTGATTCTAAAAATGTCTGCGACTGGTTGATGAGATTACTTTTCGGGCTCTAGAAATTATTGGTTTTTGCTGTCTATTGGTTTCGGTGTGGCCACCACATGCAGCAGGTTTCCCATTCCAAAAAGTTTGAATGGGATAAAAAAAACAGCGGAGAACATCATTAAAAAATAATGGGGGTTGGTTGGAAAGCTGGGTTTTTGGCGTTTGATGATTTGATACCAGGCGATTCTCATGGATTGGATAACAGCATCCATCCGAAAATCTGTTTTACTTTTGGTAACAGTGAATCCTGTGTTGGTTAGTAATTGGCCTAAAGTATCTTGTGAAAAATAATATTTATGATAGGGGAGATGCCAGCAGAACCAGTTTTTCCCGAACAAAAATCGTTCAATAGAATTGAAATTTGGGCAGAGAATATGAAGTTTTCCGTCAGGTTTCAGTAAAGAGCGGGCTTTCTCCAGTGCCTCTTTTGGGTTCTCTATATGTTCGAGGGTAAAAGAAAACAGGACTTGGTCAAATTTTTCCCTTTCCCAGGAAAAGTCTTCAAAGAGGTTGCAATAAACCTCCAGACCAGCCTTTTTGGCCTGTTCTGCAAGGCTTGGGCCGGGTTCGACCCCAACAACCTCTGCCCCCATTTCCTTTAGGGGGCGAATGATTTTTCCTATTCCGCAGCCCACTTCCAGAATTTTTCCTTTGGGGGTGACTGAGGAGATGGCGTACTTGTCGTACTGAACCCTGAGCTGTGACAACAGTGCCAGCACGCCCAGCTTTTTCAACAGTTCTTTTACAGGGTTTTTCTTTTCAGGGGAGGGTGTGTGGGTTTCTTCCTGGATTTCATGAAAAATTCCGTAATGATCCCGGTAAAACAAATCCAGTTCGTCGGGCTGGGGCAGGTTACGTGTTCTGACCAGTCCACACCCTTTGCAGCGGATCACTTCAAACTCCCCTTGTCGATCCAGAAAGGGATCACTGGTGATGGTCAGGGATTTTCCATCAGATTCTTCGCATTGAACGCAAGTTGTGAAACGGTATTTGCTCATATTCAGGCCTCATCAACTGTAAACCTGTTTTCCTTTTGCTAATTTGGCAATCGATTTATAAACCCGATAACCGGGGGAGAAGAAAAATTTCAAGTCAAAGTACGTTGTGAATTCCCAAACAGCAATGCGGATAATGTGAAACTTGTCGGGCTTTTGATTTTTTCCGTTTAACTGGTCACCTACAAAAGCACCAGCGTAACCGTTTTCCGACAACAGCCTGGAAACCTGCGGGTTCTCGTAGTCACAATAAGGATAACAAAAACCTGTCACTTTGTTGTTCAATCTTTTTTCAATGATTTCGCGGGACCGGGTCAGCTCATTTTCAAGGTCTTGTTCATTGAGTGTGGAAATAAAGGGGTGTGTGTTTGTGTGAGATTGAAAATCGACACCACCCGCGCTCATCTCTTCAATTTCCTCCCAATTTAGAAGAGGGTATGTTGAGGTTTTATGCAACTTGTTTTTTTCCGCCTCAATGTCTACTTCCGACTCTGAAAGTGTGGGGAGCAGGCGATCCAGAATAATTTTTTCGTCACGGATAATCCAGCTTGCAGTTTTTCCGACGTAATCCGTTACCAGAAACACTACCGCAGGATATGAAAATTCCTTCAGGAGGGGAAAGGCGTGTGTGTAGAGGTTTTGGTAGCCATCATCAAAGGTGATGAGAAATTTATTTTTTAGAGACTTGTTTTGTTTCTTGTACTGGAAGTAGTCTTCCAGCGAAAGGGGCTCATAACCGTTATCACGGAAAAACTCGAACTGTTTTCTTAATGTGTCAGGAGAGACGGAGAGGACGGATTTTGAAGTGTCTATGGAATGGTAGGTGAATACCGGGATGTGATTCGACCCGGTAAACTTGCCAATCAAATAGCAGCCGACTTTTACCAGTTTTTTTATCAGATTCCGAAGCATGAACGTGGGGCTTTCCTAGAGGCACGATGGGACGGAGGTGAATTTATGTTTCCAGAAAAAATACAGGATACTTTTAACATGGTGAAATTTTAGTTTACTGAAAAGCTTTTTTGCACTGTCGCGCTGGTAATCGTGTACGGCCTGAAGATCAGGCATGAAGTAGTTTTTGTATCCGGCCAATTTCAGTCTATAGCAAAGGTCTACATCTTCGTAATACATTGTAAACTGTTCGTCCATCAAATTCATTTCTTCATAACGCTCCCGCGTGAACATCAGGAAAGCCCCCAGTCCCCAGTCTATTTCAAAGGATTGGGTCCGGTCTTTTCCTGACAAAAGGTAGTTTTTGTAAAGGGAGGCATTAGGAAACAGTTTGCCCAGTTTAAAGCCTCTGAATAAAATTGCAGCCAGTGTCGGGAATTGCCGGATACTGTATTGAGGAGTGAGGTCTGAGTTTAAAAGCTCAGCGCACACAACACCAACTTTGGGTGTTTCCTGCATTTTTTTCAGAAGGTTTCCCAGATCGCCTTTGATGATTTCGATATCTGGGTTGAGGAACAGGATATTACGGCCCTGACTGTTTTTAAAGCCAAGATTACAGTTGGCAGCAAAACCCATCGGTATTTTGTTTGGGATGACCTTTACATCTGGAAAACGAGAAGCCATCATTTTACTAACTTGAGGACTGTTGACGTTGTCCACCAGAATCATTTCTATCTGGATATTTCCCTGATGTTCAAGAATGGAACAGAAACATTTTTCCAGATACTTTTCGTGATTGTGGTTGACCACAATAATGGAAAGGTCAACAGACATGATCATTTTTCCAGTTCTACAATCATGTAGTAGGTAAAACGCCGGAGTCCTGGGAATATATTGTATGTAGCAGAATCAAGACGGTAAACCAGGCGCATCAGGGTGGGTCCTTTAAAACAACTGATATATCCCGACAGCAGTCTGAAAAAAACCAGAGAGGGATAATGCAGCCTGCATTTTCCATCAAACATTTTGTTCAATTCATTAGTTTGTTCCAGGCCTAACGGGGCTTCATCGTCCGTGCCGTACTTTGGAACTCCATAACGGCCGGTAAGGCAATCGCGGGCCATCATGAGCAGTTTGTTTTGTGCAGATGTTTCAATAAAGATGGCTTTCCCGCCTGGTTTAAGTACTTTCTTTATTTCAGGTCCGGTTTTGTCAATTTCTATGTGGTGTAATACAAAATTGCCAACGACAAAATCAAAACTTTCGTCTTCAAATTCGAGCTCTTCAAAGTCCATGACCAAGGTATTAACGTTATCCGATACACCGTTTACCAGCGCGCGGTTTCGGGTCAACTCGACACTTTTTTCTGAGATGTCAATGGCAGTCACCAGGGCTCCGTGTTTAGCCAGGACCGTTGCCATGAATCCATTGCCGCAGCCACAATCCAGGACTTTTTTGCCTTTAAGGTCTCCAAAGATATCCACGACCATTTTTACCGCTTTATCGAGGCCGTAAAATGGCAGTTGGGGTTTGAGTTTGTCGTTAAACTTGCCGTCTTCAACCTGCAAGTCAGCGCGTTCTACATCTGAAAGCATTTCAGAGATGTTTTTATCCCAGAATTCGCTTTCCGCTTTTAATCTTTCTGTATGTTCTGTCATAGAACCTATTCCGTTGCAGTAGTTGTTTGTTTGGGAGCTGCTATCAGGACATAGCATGCCCACATCAGGACGACACCGTTAAAAACTTTCATTATAGATGTTACAAAAGCAGCGCCAATCGCAGAATGTTCGGGAACAGCTATAACGTTGCCAATGCAAGTGAGTATCATAGTAAAGATTCCCACATAGGTAAAGATTTGAGGCTTATTGAGGGACAATAATATGAGAGAGATCGGATGTGCCGGCAAGCTGATCAGGGTTCCAATAAACATGATCTGAAAAACAAGAATGGTTTCCTGATACTTGTCAGAATAAATAGTAAGAACCAGAGTGTCCGCAAAAAAGTAAATAGGGGAAAGAAGGACAACCATCACAACCGACACTTTTAGGGTCTGTTTGACAAATGCGATGAATTCTTCCCGGCTTTTATATTTACTTACTTTTGGCAAAAATACGGTCAACATTGAGAACACAAGTAAATCCAGCCCAAAGGCCAGGTTCCAGGCGCTTGAAAAGATTCCGACATCTGGAGCGCTTTTATAAAAACCAACAAAATAAAAGCCGGCCTGCATTTGCAGGATGCCTATGATATTGGTGCCGATGTTCCATTTGCTGAAGTGCAGTAATTCTTTTGCCGTGCTGTTGTCAGTGTTCTTTGCTTTTAAGAAACCTTTAGGAACAAGGATGAAGCTTATTAAAAAGGTTAAAAAAAAACCACGACATGCGCCTGGAGCATAGGTTCAAGTTCCTTGATATTGAAAAAAAACAGAACCGCAACTGCTGCCAGTTTTACCAGCCCATTTGAAACATTGATAATGCCATGCAAAAGGAATTTTTCTTTAGTTTGGATTACGGCCAGGGAAAACCACCAAAGCGACATCCAGATCGTTCCCATGCAGGCGTAGAAAATAGGGTTTTTATATTCCGGGTGCTGGAAAATCGTGTTGGCGATGAAATCGGCCAGGAGCATGCCAAGTATCAGGAAAAGAGTGGCCACCACGATCCGCATTTTGAAGACGGATTTAAAATATCTGTAAGCTTTATCCTTGGCTTTTTCAATATGCTCTGAAGCAAAACGTACCAGTGCCCAGTCCAGACTTTTACCCGTGATTTCGACACCAACAGCAATTGTGGCCATGAAGATGGAAAAGAGACCGAAGTCAGCAACAGTGAGCAAACGCGCCACCATAATAATGGAGAGAAAGCCAAGCCCGGTGCGGGCCAGTTGCCCTCCAAGCACACACGCTACCTGCAGGAAGAGATCGCTTTTAAAAAAATCTTTCATCGTGTTCCAATACTAACAGTTGACATTTTAATATCCCTGTCTAAAAAAACAGAATTTCGAAAAAAGGCACAGCCCGTTTTTTGGGAATTTAAATATACACGAAAAAACCGTGTTCCCTCGCTTTGTAGAAATAAATTTGAGTGTCGGGATGGTCCCTTTAAATGAAGGGAAGGGATCTAGTGGGCATTGATTCCGGTGAAGCCTTTGAAGATACTCAGAAAAATTATCTTGAGATCAAATGCCAGGGACCAGTTGTTTATGTAATCCAGATCAAACTCAACCCGTTTTTCCATTTTATCAAGGCTGTCTGTGAGCCCTCGATAGCCATTGACTTGTGCCCATCCAGTGATGCCGGGTAATACTTTTTGACGATGCATGTAGCGATCCACGATTTTTCGATGCTCTTCATCGAGAGGAATTGGATGAGGACGCGGGCCAACAATCGACATCCTGCCTTGCAGTACATTAATGAACTGGGGCAATTCGTCCAGGGAATACCGCCTTAAAATATTTCCGATAGCGGTCACCCGATCATCATTTTTGTTGACCTGGGAAAAACTCGCATCATCTTCATTCGTCTTGAAGGTCCGGAATTTCCATATTACAAATTTTTCACCTGCCAACCCGTAACGTGTCTGGCGAAATAAGATGGGTCCCTTGGACGTTAGCTTCACCAATAGTGCTATGACCAGAAGGGGGGTGCTGATTATCAACAGGATAATGCTGGAGATGACAATGTCTTCAATTCGCTTGACGAGGATGTTGAGCCCTTTATGCGGTGTATCGATCAAGCCAACAACCGGCAAGTCGCCCAGGCTGTCCCATGTTGAGTGGAGTAGGTCAAAGGTTGACAGGTCGGGCACCAGGTAAATGGAAGAGGTTGTGTTTTTCAACCGGTCACACATTTCCTTGATTCTGAGCTCAGCTCTCATTGGTAGTGCAATGTAGATGATGTCGACCTTTCCCTGTTCCGCCATCTCAATGAGGTCGTCAAAATTTCCTTTAATGGGGACAGGGCCATCGACCAGAGGACGACCGTGTTCCCGAAAGCGGCCATCATAAACACCGAGCAAACGGATCCCCATCCACGAAGTTTGTGCAAGATTGCTCGCTATTTTTTGTCCAACCCCGGTTCCCCCAAGAATCACTGCTGTTTTCGAATTAAGGCCAAAAGCCCTCAGGCATCTCAGAGCTACCCGGATACCGATACGGGTACAGGCAAATGCGACTGTGGTGATGGCGAACCAGTAAAATATCGCCGTGTTCATAAAAAGAAGGTCAGGATTGAAAAAGTACACAGACAAGGTGATCAGCACACAGGCAAAAACCCAGCTCAGGCAAATACCCTGGATTTCGGAAAATAGAGAAGAAGTTCTCCAGGACCGATACAGGTGATTGAAGCTTGCCGCCAATGTGAAAAACCCTGCTCCTACCATGGATAAGATCATGTGTTCCTGGGTCCATACGCCACCATAGTGAAGGCAGGAATACCAGAGGCATAATATGATTAGAAGCCCATCCGTAACCCTGCTGAACTCAACAAAGGCTCCGCTATGGTTTCTTACCATTTCTGGATTGAACTTGAACATGGCGATATTCGTAGTTGTTTCTGGTGAATTAAAAATTACCAGATTACACACTCATTCTGGATTAATTTCATTAGTTTTTAATGTGTCAAGGATCCGGTTAAAAAAAGAGGTCCCGACTGGTCTTATGAAAAAGGCCAAAAATTTAAGGATACTTTTTGTTCCGGGTCACATAGAAAATAACACTACAAAGCTTAGAGAAGTATTTAATGTGAAATAGATTTACATTTGGGATTTACCCAAAATTTTATAGATTTCCCTTCTCCGGTAGAAAAATATACGGTGTATATGACTCCTATTGCAACTTATTTTTCAATGGTTAATCCTATATTTTGTCAATTTTATTGAAAATGGCTTTATAAGCTATGACAACTATTTTTAACCTTAGTGTAGTTTTTAAGACAAACAAATCGACTGTTTTTTATTAGTCGTTTGTACTACACGTAATGGCTTGTTTTTGCTGGTAATTATCCAACGTTATATTTACATAAGTCTTTTTAGAAGTGGAAATATCAAAAATAATATCCTGCAAGTCTAAAAAAACCGTTCAGAGTTAAAAGGTGTAAAAAGGGATGATTGACAAGTGGTATTTCCAGTTTTTTTCAGCCGAGAACTTTGGAATAGGGTCCATGGACAATGCTCAAAAATACATAAGTTATTGAAAAAAAAGGCTAACTGTTTTATTTTGCAATTCAATCTACTGAATATTTTATTCGGTTTATTATACATTAACCATAAATCTAATTTATGCAATTTGCTCGCTTATTTTTATTTTTATCACGCTGAACAAATTAAAATCTTGCCTTCACCCAATATAGTATTTAACGGAAATTTTAAAAATTTGTACCAAAAATCAAATCGGAAAAATCATAATAATGGTGTTCATGTAAAGAGCCTATTCCCTCCTGATTTTTTAACTTGGTGGTAAGGTCTTTTTATGTTATTGATATTACATGCATTAGTAGAATCCGGACAGGATTTTCAGTGTTTTTTATCCGGTGATAATGAAAACAATTAGGGTTCCTGGACTGGACGATTGAGTGACTCATCTGGATTACTTTTCTGCGAAGGCTTTTTAGGGGAAAAGGGTTTATCCATTTGATTTATTTGCCGTAAAAGAAAGATATGAAAAAAAACATTTTATCAAGCAAGATTGAAACTGGTCTAAGAAAAAGCATTCCCTTGCTCCTGCCTTTTAAGGAAGAGGTTTGCGGGAGTGAGGCTTGTTTTGCAAAGACCCTTGATTTTAATTGTATTAGGTGGATGTCTTGTTTTGTTGCGACGTTTATTTTAATGGTGACTTCAGGTTGTACCACCACTGAACCGGTAACCGGGCCTCCAAAATTTGAGCCGCAAAGCCAAATGCTCAGTCAGGTTCATGCTGGAGTCAAGATACCTGTGAATCGGATTTCCATTGCCCCGGGACAAACCCCGTCACCATTGCCAGCACTGCCTGCATACGTTCTCATGCCTGAGGATGAGATCGAAGTGAAGTTTCACTTCCAGCCTGAGTTTAATGACCGGATGAAGATCCGCCCGGATGGCAAAATCTCCCTGCAACTAATTGATGAAGTTATGGCTTCCGGGTTAACACCGGTAGAACTGGACAAAGTCCTGTCTGAAAAATATTCCAAGGTGTTGGTTCAGCCGGAACTTACCGTAATTGTCCGTAATTTTTCTGGACGTAACGTCTTTGTCGGAGGCGAGGTAGGATCTCCAGGGATGATTCCGATTAAAGGTCCACTGACGGCACTGCAGGCAATTTTGCAGGCTGGCGGTTTGAAAAACACCTCAGAAATGAAAAACATCATTTTGCTCCGGAATCAGGGGTCGAAACAACCCCTGTTTGCAAAAATCAATCTGGATGAAGGGGTGAATCATACATTGGGCAAAAACGACATTTATTTGAAACCCTTTGACGTTGTGTTTGTGCCCAAGTCAGATATTGCTACGGTGAATCAATTCGTCGAGCAATATATTAACAAACTGATCCCAAACGTTGCCAAGGCAGGCTTTTCCTGGATATACACGCTGAATCCAACATTCTCGGGTGCATCCACCTTGACCCAGTAATAATTGCCGGATGACTTAATCAGTCATTCAATAGCGACAAACGAGACGAGATGGCAGAACAGGAAATACGACCGTTATCGATAAGAGATTTTCTCGCTACCCTGTTCAAGAGAAAGAGGCTGATCATGGTCCTTTTTCTTTTGGGAGTTATCGGGGTAACGGCGGGGGTATATCTTTGGCCGAAAACTTATGAAGCTACAGCCAAAATTTTAGTCAAACTGGGTCGCGAAAATATATCCATCTCCTCGCTTTCCGAATCGGCGCAGTCGAAAGTCATGACTTCCCTCCAGGTGAGAATTGAGGACATCAACTCTGAAATCGAAATTCTTCGCAAACGGGAGCTCGTCGAACAACTCATCGAAAACCTGGGAATGGATTTTCTGGTGCCAAAGGGACCGCGCAAGTGGTACCAGAAACTCAAGGACGATATCATCGACGGGATTAAGGAAGCCCTCTATTACCTCAAGCTTGTGAAGAGACTGACTCCCTACGAGCAACTGGTTTTGGGAATCACTAAAAACCTTAACGTGGAGCAGATCCCCCGATCAGATATTATTCTTGTGACATTTCACTGGGGTGATCCGGAAATTGCACGCCAGGCTGTTCAGACCCTGATAGAGCTTTTCCTTGAGAATCATATTGATATCCACAAAACATCGGAGGATTTCACCTTCCTCCAGCAACAGGTAAACCTGACACGTGATCGTCTTGAAGAGCTGGAAACCCGTCTTGAAGATTTAAAGCTGAATGAAGGGATCATCTCCTATATAGACCAGCAACGTCTGCTTTTGCAAAATAAAGCAGACCTGGAAGAAGCAAAGAAGCTGGTGGAAACTGAGTTGGCCGGAGCGCGTTCCGAAATTGAAGAATATGGAAAAGAACTTTCTGAAGAATCAGAAGTGATCAAAATTGACTCGCAGTTCAAGCGCAATCCAATTCTGGATCCGTTGAAAACAAAATTGTTGAACCTTGAACTGGAAAAAGCCAAGCTTGAAAATAAGTTTCTTCCTGACAGTCGTCCCATCAAGGAAATAAAAAATGAAATAGAAAAAGTGAAGGCTAAACTGGAAATTGAACAGGAACGGGTCGCGGGTATTGTGACCATGGGTGTCAACCAGATTTATGAAAGCACACGGAAAGGTCTGATCCAGACGCGTGTACGTCTTGGATCTTTGAGAGAAAAGAAGGATATTCTTGAGCGGCAGTTAAAGTGGTACGACGATAATCTCAAACGTCTGAGTTTCTCCGAAATGGAATTGAAACGTCTCGATCGTTTGATTGGGATTGAGAGTGGGAATTACAAGCTCTATCGTAAACGGTTGGAAGAGGCTCGTGTTTCCAACTTGCTTGATGCGCGGAGAGTGGTAAACGTCAAGGTGATTGAACAGCCGGTGGCGACCTATTTCCCCATCAAACCCAAAAAACTGAAAATTATTGGGATTGGTATCCTGATCAGTCTTGTGGTCGGTATCGCCATGGCAATTCTGTTTGATTATCTGGATCACACCTTGCACACGACTGAGGAAGTGGACCGCTATATCGGTCTCCGCGTGCTTGCTTCAGTCCCTGAGGGAACACGGGAATTGCCATTGCCTGGAGAAAAAACATGAGTGCCCTGGGCCCCTGTCAGGAAATCATCAATTCCATTTGGACAGATGAAAACAAAGAAGACAGGAAGGCGATTCTATTCACCGGATCGGTAAAAGGGGAAGGTGTCTCTGGGATCACTTACAACCTCGCGCTTGTAATGGCCGAAGTAAGAGCCGCAAAGGTGTGCCTGATCGACGCCAATTTTAAGAACCCTTCTCTCCACAAGAGATTGAAAAAAGAGAACCAGGCTGGGTTCCGTGATGTTCTAACCGGTGGGTGCAGCCTGTCAGATGCTATCCAGGAAACAGAGGTATCAAATTTTGATATAATCACAAACGGTGAAGTTGATTCTGCAAAGACGGCCAATGTCGAACCCAATAGTGTTCGGGCCATCATTGACAAGTTGAAGACGCGTTACGACTTTGTGATACTGGACTCGTCAAGTATCAGCCAGGATACCACTCCACTTGTGCTGGCCGGGCAGGTAGACGGGGTTGTCCTGGTGATCCGGGCTGGCAAAACCCGGTACGAGGTAGTGCAGAAATCAAAAGAGCAGCTTGAGTTCGTCCGTGCCCAAATTTTTGGGGTTGTTCTCAACCGCCGGAAGTATTTTATTCCTAAATTCATTTATCGAAATCTCTAGGGAGATCCTCTCAATGC contains:
- a CDS encoding class I SAM-dependent methyltransferase, translated to MSKYRFTTCVQCEESDGKSLTITSDPFLDRQGEFEVIRCKGCGLVRTRNLPQPDELDLFYRDHYGIFHEIQEETHTPSPEKKNPVKELLKKLGVLALLSQLRVQYDKYAISSVTPKGKILEVGCGIGKIIRPLKEMGAEVVGVEPGPSLAEQAKKAGLEVYCNLFEDFSWEREKFDQVLFSFTLEHIENPKEALEKARSLLKPDGKLHILCPNFNSIERFLFGKNWFCWHLPYHKYYFSQDTLGQLLTNTGFTVTKSKTDFRMDAVIQSMRIAWYQIIKRQKPSFPTNPHYFLMMFSAVFFIPFKLFGMGNLLHVVATPKPIDSKNQ
- a CDS encoding polysaccharide deacetylase family protein, yielding MLRNLIKKLVKVGCYLIGKFTGSNHIPVFTYHSIDTSKSVLSVSPDTLRKQFEFFRDNGYEPLSLEDYFQYKKQNKSLKNKFLITFDDGYQNLYTHAFPLLKEFSYPAVVFLVTDYVGKTASWIIRDEKIILDRLLPTLSESEVDIEAEKNKLHKTSTYPLLNWEEIEEMSAGGVDFQSHTNTHPFISTLNEQDLENELTRSREIIEKRLNNKVTGFCYPYCDYENPQVSRLLSENGYAGAFVGDQLNGKNQKPDKFHIIRIAVWEFTTYFDLKFFFSPGYRVYKSIAKLAKGKQVYS
- a CDS encoding glycosyltransferase family 2 protein; translation: MSVDLSIIVVNHNHEKYLEKCFCSILEHQGNIQIEMILVDNVNSPQVSKMMASRFPDVKVIPNKIPMGFAANCNLGFKNSQGRNILFLNPDIEIIKGDLGNLLKKMQETPKVGVVCAELLNSDLTPQYSIRQFPTLAAILFRGFKLGKLFPNASLYKNYLLSGKDRTQSFEIDWGLGAFLMFTRERYEEMNLMDEQFTMYYEDVDLCYRLKLAGYKNYFMPDLQAVHDYQRDSAKKLFSKLKFHHVKSILYFFWKHKFTSVPSCL
- a CDS encoding methyltransferase domain-containing protein; amino-acid sequence: MTEHTERLKAESEFWDKNISEMLSDVERADLQVEDGKFNDKLKPQLPFYGLDKAVKMVVDIFGDLKGKKVLDCGCGNGFMATVLAKHGALVTAIDISEKSVELTRNRALVNGVSDNVNTLVMDFEELEFEDESFDFVVGNFVLHHIEIDKTGPEIKKVLKPGGKAIFIETSAQNKLLMMARDCLTGRYGVPKYGTDDEAPLGLEQTNELNKMFDGKCRLHYPSLVFFRLLSGYISCFKGPTLMRLVYRLDSATYNIFPGLRRFTYYMIVELEK
- a CDS encoding oligosaccharide flippase family protein; its protein translation is MSFILVPKGFLKAKNTDNSTAKELLHFSKWNIGTNIIGILQMQAGFYFVGFYKSAPDVGIFSSAWNLAFGLDLLVFSMLTVFLPKVSKYKSREEFIAFVKQTLKVSVVMVVLLSPIYFFADTLVLTIYSDKYQETILVFQIMFIGTLISLPAHPISLILLSLNKPQIFTYVGIFTMILTCIGNVIAVPEHSAIGAAFVTSIMKVFNGVVLMWACYVLIAAPKQTTTATE
- a CDS encoding oligosaccharide flippase family protein yields the protein MKDFFKSDLFLQVACVLGGQLARTGLGFLSIIMVARLLTVADFGLFSIFMATIAVGVEITGKSLDWALVRFASEHIEKAKDKAYRYFKSVFKMRIVVATLFLILGMLLADFIANTIFQHPEYKNPIFYACMGTIWMSLWWFSLAVIQTKEKFLLHGIINVSNGLVKLAAVAVLFFFNIKELEPMLQAHVVVFF
- a CDS encoding undecaprenyl-phosphate glucose phosphotransferase, translated to MFKFNPEMVRNHSGAFVEFSRVTDGLLIILCLWYSCLHYGGVWTQEHMILSMVGAGFFTLAASFNHLYRSWRTSSLFSEIQGICLSWVFACVLITLSVYFFNPDLLFMNTAIFYWFAITTVAFACTRIGIRVALRCLRAFGLNSKTAVILGGTGVGQKIASNLAQTSWMGIRLLGVYDGRFREHGRPLVDGPVPIKGNFDDLIEMAEQGKVDIIYIALPMRAELRIKEMCDRLKNTTSSIYLVPDLSTFDLLHSTWDSLGDLPVVGLIDTPHKGLNILVKRIEDIVISSIILLIISTPLLVIALLVKLTSKGPILFRQTRYGLAGEKFVIWKFRTFKTNEDDASFSQVNKNDDRVTAIGNILRRYSLDELPQFINVLQGRMSIVGPRPHPIPLDEEHRKIVDRYMHRQKVLPGITGWAQVNGYRGLTDSLDKMEKRVEFDLDYINNWSLAFDLKIIFLSIFKGFTGINAH
- a CDS encoding polysaccharide export protein, with product MKKNILSSKIETGLRKSIPLLLPFKEEVCGSEACFAKTLDFNCIRWMSCFVATFILMVTSGCTTTEPVTGPPKFEPQSQMLSQVHAGVKIPVNRISIAPGQTPSPLPALPAYVLMPEDEIEVKFHFQPEFNDRMKIRPDGKISLQLIDEVMASGLTPVELDKVLSEKYSKVLVQPELTVIVRNFSGRNVFVGGEVGSPGMIPIKGPLTALQAILQAGGLKNTSEMKNIILLRNQGSKQPLFAKINLDEGVNHTLGKNDIYLKPFDVVFVPKSDIATVNQFVEQYINKLIPNVAKAGFSWIYTLNPTFSGASTLTQ
- a CDS encoding CpsD/CapB family tyrosine-protein kinase; the encoded protein is MSALGPCQEIINSIWTDENKEDRKAILFTGSVKGEGVSGITYNLALVMAEVRAAKVCLIDANFKNPSLHKRLKKENQAGFRDVLTGGCSLSDAIQETEVSNFDIITNGEVDSAKTANVEPNSVRAIIDKLKTRYDFVILDSSSISQDTTPLVLAGQVDGVVLVIRAGKTRYEVVQKSKEQLEFVRAQIFGVVLNRRKYFIPKFIYRNL